A section of the Rhizobium sp. BG4 genome encodes:
- a CDS encoding LuxR family transcriptional regulator has product MSYMTTSERQSLLTGELAAARTRVLFVHALHRIAGAFGLSQTTLFHTPSAEDLLLKSLIIESSLPASFIREFDRSHMLRSCPFVPKLRESAVPQHWNMAETMQGLSFPSELRSLVLAYNMPTGIAFPINAVDGHRLVFWFGGERAPFAQNEINELSMIMLHALDAYNAVRRNEDNAYNALSARELEVVRWTAQGKTSVEIGQILALSDHTVNAYMTNAIKKLDCVNRTQLVAKAIRLKLIS; this is encoded by the coding sequence ATGTCTTACATGACTACCTCAGAACGGCAATCGCTGCTGACAGGTGAACTGGCGGCCGCCCGAACGCGCGTCTTGTTTGTCCACGCGCTGCACAGGATCGCGGGCGCCTTCGGCCTGTCGCAAACCACCTTGTTTCATACCCCTTCGGCCGAAGACCTGCTCCTCAAGTCCCTGATCATCGAAAGCTCCCTGCCCGCCTCCTTCATCCGCGAATTCGACCGCTCGCACATGCTGCGCAGTTGCCCCTTCGTGCCGAAGCTGCGCGAATCGGCCGTGCCCCAGCACTGGAACATGGCCGAAACGATGCAGGGCCTCAGCTTTCCGTCGGAGCTGCGCAGCCTCGTCCTCGCCTACAACATGCCAACCGGCATCGCTTTCCCCATCAATGCTGTGGATGGCCATCGCCTGGTCTTCTGGTTCGGCGGCGAGCGGGCGCCCTTCGCGCAGAACGAGATCAACGAGCTGTCGATGATCATGCTGCATGCGCTCGATGCCTATAACGCCGTGCGCCGCAACGAGGACAATGCCTATAACGCGCTGTCGGCCCGCGAGCTCGAAGTCGTGCGCTGGACGGCGCAGGGCAAGACCTCCGTCGAGATCGGCCAGATCCTCGCTCTTTCCGATCACACCGTGAACGCCTACATGACCAACGCGATCAAAAAACTCGATTGCGTCAATCGGACCCAGTTGGTAGCTAAAGCCATTCGCCTGAAGCTGATCAGCTGA
- a CDS encoding diguanylate cyclase has translation MPLRFEQPADGKEKQTRDHIGITDLEIVQMVAAYRNFGFWRIEVETGHFFASEDIFAIFRMPFTAGPANLVEILSRIHPEDRVLIAETFEQASLHKAGFHYAYRVENGLGGYKMVRSVGKFRDEEIVGITYEFVEQLRVVGFEDNGA, from the coding sequence GTGCCTCTTCGATTTGAACAGCCGGCAGACGGCAAGGAAAAGCAGACCCGCGATCATATCGGCATTACCGATCTAGAGATCGTGCAGATGGTCGCGGCCTACCGAAATTTCGGCTTCTGGCGCATCGAGGTGGAAACCGGGCATTTCTTTGCCAGCGAAGACATCTTTGCGATCTTCCGCATGCCTTTCACGGCGGGCCCCGCCAATCTCGTCGAAATCCTTTCGCGCATTCACCCCGAAGACCGCGTCCTGATCGCCGAAACATTCGAGCAGGCGAGCCTGCACAAGGCAGGCTTCCATTACGCCTACCGCGTCGAAAACGGTCTCGGCGGCTATAAGATGGTGCGCTCGGTCGGCAAGTTCCGCGACGAGGAGATCGTCGGCATCACCTACGAGTTCGTCGAGCAACTGCGCGTCGTCGGCTTCGAGGACAACGGCGCCTGA